TTAGGTAAAGTGCCCATAACGGTATTACCCATTTGACTAGTCAGCTGACTGGTTAAAGTGGCAGCTGGGCTGACCAGGTTATATGGCATTAACACGGCATTTCCGATTGCCATTTGAACTGCTAAAGCTTCACCGAAGGCCCGTGCCATTCCAAAAATAATCGCTGTCATAATTCGTGCGCGAGCAGCCCTTAAAACAACGTGAAAAATGGTTTGCCATTGGGTTGCACCAAGTGCAGCGGATGATTTGCGCAATTCTTTTGGCACTGCCTTAAAGGCATCAACAGTTAATGACGTAATCGTTGGTAAAACCATTACGAATAAGATTAATGTTGCCGTTAAAATACCAAATCCAGTTCCACCAAAAATTGTCCGAATAGCTGGTACGACCACGGTTAATCCCAAGAAACCATAAACAACTGATGGAATTCCAACTAGTAATTCCATTACGGACTGAAGAAAGTTAGCCTTTTTACCAGATTCATATTCTGTCATAAATAAAGCAACGGCAATTGCAAAAGGCGTCGCAATTATTGCTGCCAGTAAAGTTACTGCAAATGAAGTAACAATCATTGCTGCCGCACCCACGTGCTCAGGACCGGCACTAGGATTCCAATCCGAAGAAAATAAAAAGTGGAAGATATTTACTTTATCTGTAAAGAAAGTGGCAAGACCATGCATTCCAACAAAGCCGATAATTGCCACAATCAAGACTCCGATTAAGACGATTGCCAAAGCGGTCAAGCCTTTGCCCCAGCGCTCCTGCCTAGTTTCTTTGGACGGCTTAGTCAAACGCGCAATATCGATATTACGGGGATTAATGCCCTTAATCTTAACATGAGGAACTTTTTGCTGAGCAATCGCTTGTTCAACAACCTCTTGCAAATCTTGTTCTTTTTTAGCCATATTAATTACCTAATTTCGTAATTTTATTTTGACTATCACGATAAACTTTCATTTCATGAATACTAAGATAGCCAATCTTTGGAACCAAATCTTTTTGGACCTTTTTGCTCAATACATATTTAATAAAGGCAGCCGTTGCTTTGTTAGGCTCTCCTTTAGTGTACATATGCTCATACGACCATAATGGCCATTTGTTAGTAGGAATGTTCTTATTAACTGGCTGTACATGGTTAATGCTAATTTTTTGAATGTTTTCATCATTAGCATACGGGAAGGAAATATAAGAGATGGTTCCCGGCGTCGAATTGACGATTTTCTTAACCGTACCGTTAGAATCCTGTTCTTGTGAATTAATGGCATCCTTGCCCTTTAAAATCAAATCTTCAAAGGTAGTTCTAGTACCACTACCACGAGAACGGTTGATGACAATGATTGGCAGATTTTTACCGCCAACCTGGCGCCAGTTTTTAATCTTACCGGTAAAGATATCTGCTAATTGCTGGTTGGTTAAATTTTTAACCCCTACACCCTTATTAGCAATAGGTACAATCCCAACGATTGCAACTTGATAGTCCTTCAGTTTCTTTTCGTCGATTCCCTTTTGCGTTTCAGCAAAAACATCCGACGTACCAACCTGGACGGCTCCCGCTTGTACTTGACTAAGTCCGGTACCAGAGCCACCACCTTGGACAACAATATTACTGTCAAGATGGGCTAAATGATAGTCATTGCCAGCTTGCTCAATTAACGGCTGCAAAGCACTTGAGCCTACGATTGTGATTTTTTGGCGGTTTTGACTGCAACCAACTAAAAAAAGCGGCACAAACAAAAGGATTGCCAGCAATTTGCCCACATTATTTTTACGCATGATAATTCCCTCAATTAGACAATTGGATTATGCTTTAGTTTAACAAATCTTTTGCAATTGATAAATAATAAACATCAAAAAGTCGATAAAAAAAGCAACTCGCCTAAACGGCAGAGTTGCTCTTTAATTGTTATTTATTAGTCCAAGTTTAATGGATCAAGCTTGATCCCTGGGCCAAAGGTTGCAGCAACTGCAACACTCTTAATGTATTGACCCTTAGCTGCTGATGGACGTGCACGTAAAATAACGTCACGAAGTGCATCAAAGTTTTCAATTAATTGTTCATCAGTAAATGAAACCTTACCGATAGCAGCATGAATAGCAGCTTGACGGTCAACACGGTATTCAACCTGACCAGCCTTAACATTCTTAACG
This genomic window from Lactobacillus panisapium contains:
- the pstC gene encoding phosphate ABC transporter permease subunit PstC, with the protein product MAKKEQDLQEVVEQAIAQQKVPHVKIKGINPRNIDIARLTKPSKETRQERWGKGLTALAIVLIGVLIVAIIGFVGMHGLATFFTDKVNIFHFLFSSDWNPSAGPEHVGAAAMIVTSFAVTLLAAIIATPFAIAVALFMTEYESGKKANFLQSVMELLVGIPSVVYGFLGLTVVVPAIRTIFGGTGFGILTATLILFVMVLPTITSLTVDAFKAVPKELRKSSAALGATQWQTIFHVVLRAARARIMTAIIFGMARAFGEALAVQMAIGNAVLMPYNLVSPAATLTSQLTSQMGNTVMGTLPNNALWSLALLLLIMSLVFNFLVHLIGKKS
- a CDS encoding phosphate ABC transporter substrate-binding protein; the encoded protein is MRKNNVGKLLAILLFVPLFLVGCSQNRQKITIVGSSALQPLIEQAGNDYHLAHLDSNIVVQGGGSGTGLSQVQAGAVQVGTSDVFAETQKGIDEKKLKDYQVAIVGIVPIANKGVGVKNLTNQQLADIFTGKIKNWRQVGGKNLPIIVINRSRGSGTRTTFEDLILKGKDAINSQEQDSNGTVKKIVNSTPGTISYISFPYANDENIQKISINHVQPVNKNIPTNKWPLWSYEHMYTKGEPNKATAAFIKYVLSKKVQKDLVPKIGYLSIHEMKVYRDSQNKITKLGN